The genomic segment GAACTACCAACACCTTTTTTCTTAGACAATACCCTCACCTCCTGCATACAGGTATTTATTTACATATAATTGACTTATTGTCTAAGCCTTAATTGATTCAATTAAAACTTTCGTATATGGCTGACGATGTCCCATTTTCTTACGTTGACGACTTTTAGGCTTATACTTAAAGATTGTAATTTTTTTATTCTTTCCCTGTTCAATTACTTTACCGGTGACACTTGCATCTTCCAAATATGGGTGTCCAAATTCTGTTTCATCATCTTTTGAGACAGCCATAACTTCATTAAATTCAACATTTTCTTCTTCATCAACAGGTAATTTTTCAACTTTAACAATTTGACCCTCTTCAACTTTATATTGCTTTCCACCTGTTTTTATAATAGCATACATTTCTTCCACCTCCCTTACCTCAGACTCGCCGAAATTAGGTAGTCAAAATGACATTTTGTACCTATTTCGAGCGGTTTTGGTATAAACACCGGCAGAATAAACAAATTTTATTCAGTTTATCCAGCAATTTATTTTAGCATATAAATTATCTTAAGTCAAGTGCAGACAAAGCGTAATCTATTTTTTAGAAATAATATTTATATCTTCAATATGAAAACTATTATTCCCTTTAATTTTAATTTTCATATCTAATTCTTTTTCCAATTCTTTTAGCTTTCTTTTTGGTTTGCGAAATACTGCTACTACATCTGGATGTAATTCCAGTTGCACCTTTTTTACATTTTCATCAACGGCCATCATGTGTAATTTTCGTCTCACTCTTAAAGCCATAGTCTCAGCTGAAAGAACTTTTCCGGTCCCTTTACAATATGGACATTCCTTTTGCAGTAATTCACCAAATCTTTCTCTCACTTTTTTACGAGTCATTTCTACTAAACCTAATCTTGTCAATCCTAACATAGCTGTTTTGGTCCTATCTTTAGCCAATTCTTTTTCTAATACATCCAGAACTTCTCTTTGATGATGTTCTTTTTCCATATCTATAAAATCAATTATAATAATACCACCAATATCCCTTAATCGTAACTGTCTGGCTATTTCTTTAGCAGCTTCTAAATTTGTTCTAAATACAGTATCCTGTAAATCTTTGCTACCAGTATACTTACCTGTATTAACATCTACTGAAACTAATGCCTCTGTTGAATCAAAAATAACATAACCACCAGAATCAAGCCATACTTTTCGCTTTAAAGCTTTATCAAGTTCTTTTTCAATACCATAAGTAGTAAAGATAGGTAAATCTTTATCATACAAATAAATTCTATTTTCAACTTCTGGAGCTATATTAGAAGCCAATTGTTTAAGTTTATTATAATCATCACTATCATCAATGACAACTTTTTTTGTATCTTCTGAAAGATGGTCTCTGGCTATTTCTTTTATTAACTCTACATCCCGATATAATAATTTAGGAGCTTTTGAATTT from the Halanaerobiales bacterium genome contains:
- the rplU gene encoding 50S ribosomal protein L21 yields the protein MYAIIKTGGKQYKVEEGQIVKVEKLPVDEEENVEFNEVMAVSKDDETEFGHPYLEDASVTGKVIEQGKNKKITIFKYKPKSRQRKKMGHRQPYTKVLIESIKA
- a CDS encoding Rne/Rng family ribonuclease, giving the protein MAKQIIINSNFSEKRAAVLKNNKLEDIFFERESYDRIAGNIYRAAVRDVLPGMQAAFVDIGLEKNAFLHISDLYPRFNKEEKKKWSEKNLSIKNLLQPGEELMVQVEKEPIGTKGPKVTCKVSLPGRYFVLLPYENKIGVSRRINESHERNRLKRIAGEISDNKGVIVRTNAYHRDRSELQKDFNYLMTIWRDTQKRYKNSKAPKLLYRDVELIKEIARDHLSEDTKKVVIDDSDDYNKLKQLASNIAPEVENRIYLYDKDLPIFTTYGIEKELDKALKRKVWLDSGGYVIFDSTEALVSVDVNTGKYTGSKDLQDTVFRTNLEAAKEIARQLRLRDIGGIIIIDFIDMEKEHHQREVLDVLEKELAKDRTKTAMLGLTRLGLVEMTRKKVRERFGELLQKECPYCKGTGKVLSAETMALRVRRKLHMMAVDENVKKVQLELHPDVVAVFRKPKRKLKELEKELDMKIKIKGNNSFHIEDINIISKK